The following are from one region of the Capsicum annuum cultivar UCD-10X-F1 chromosome 1, UCD10Xv1.1, whole genome shotgun sequence genome:
- the LOC107856991 gene encoding B3 domain-containing protein REM17 translates to MKIPPKKPHFFKPIQPGFKNGLKIPIGFLKYLKGHYQHGHVILKRDGKKWMVKLNEHRFEEGWEKFSEEHDVQLRYMLVFRHEGNMEFEVSIFDSTHCDREYVEYIQVEEKEEDREEVDEEEEEEEGETSKKFEFDDKPNPCIMSSSRPFPNSEEVSTRFVFTVKPYCLTCGFLRLPKKFVLANGYAKTCPLVIRDERQRSWNLRLASYGSGIHVLGGWNKFHLANGLKVGDRKMFEVVTNGEKPIWKFHDKPSPSIKSSNASFRPFVHSHFECDIRPYCLSYDILYIPKKFAHANDLINKKRDLIVRDERQRLWDLRLCYFGTGVCMKGGWHEFRYANCLKEGDRVMFEVVANGEKPIWQFHGKKGYDKNASIVQGND, encoded by the exons ATGAAAATCCCTCCAAAGAAACCTCATTTTTTCAAACCTATTCAACCAGGTTTCAAGAATGGTCTT AAAATTCCTATAGGTTTCTTGAAGTATTTGAAGGGACATTATCAACATGGACATGTAATACTTAAAAGGGATGGTAAAAAGTGGATGGTTAAGTTGAATGAACATCGATTCGAGGAGGGTTGGGAGAAGTTTTCAgaggagcatgatgtacaattgCGATATATGTTGGTGTTTAGACATGAAGGAAACATGGAATTTGAGGTTTCCATCTTTGACTCAACTCATTGTGACAGAGAATATGTAGAGTATATAcaagtagaagaaaaagaagaagacagGGAAGAGGTGGacgaggaggaagaggaagaagaaggagaaacttCCAAGAAATTTGAATTCGATG ACAAACCAAACCCCTGCATCATGTCATCAAGCAGGCCTTTTCCCAATTCAGAAGAAGTTTCAACTCGTTTTGTATTCACTGTTAAACCTTATTGCCTTACATGTGGTTTCTTG CGCCTTCCTAAAAAATTTGTACTGGCAAATGGTTATGCGAAGACATGTCCTTTGGTTATCCGAGATGAAAGACAAAGATCGTGGAATTTAAGGCTAGCTTCCTATGGTTCTGGTATCCATGTATTAGGTGGATGGAATAAATTCCACCTTGCAAATGGCTTAAAAGTGGGAGATCGTAAAATGTTTGAAGTTGTTACTAACGGAGAAAAACCAATATGGAAATTTCATG ACAAACCGAGCCCCAGTATCAAGTCATCAAATGCTAGCTTCAGGCCATTTGTTCATTCTCATTTTGAATGTGATATTAGGCCCTATTGCCTTTCATATGATATCTTG TACATTCCCAAAAAATTTGCACATGCAAATGATCTCATCAACAAGAAACGTGATTTGATTGTTAGAGATGAAAGGCAAAGGTTGTGGGATTTAAGGTTATGTTATTTTGGAACCGGTGTATGCATGAAAGGTGGATGGCATGAATTCCGTTATGCAAATTGCTTAAAGGAGGGAGATCGCGTAATGTTTGAGGTTGTTGCTAATGGCGAAAAACCAATATGGCAATTTCATG GCAAAAAAGGATATGACAAGAATGCAAGCATCGTACAAGGGAATGACTGA